A section of the Engystomops pustulosus chromosome 3, aEngPut4.maternal, whole genome shotgun sequence genome encodes:
- the LOC140122679 gene encoding cytochrome P450 2K4-like — MELVTILLTIVVIFFLVNVFSNQKQGKYKNFPPGPKPLPILGNILKLDMSKPHKTLYKLSKEYGPIFSVQMGMTKMVILCGYETIKDALMNHAEVFSDRPHNPLFSKSIKDHGIVFSNGEKWKVIRRFTISTLRDYGMGKKTIENKITEEAECLVQKWKSYEGKPFGNFTSLSAAVTNIIVAILLNKRFEYEDPTLLRLMALVSENIRLLGSPWVRLYNSFPSLMDQLPGPHRTIFENLREFQGFIRATFTKFRKELDVNDQRNLVDTFLAKQQEGKTESTQYFSDENLTVLVGDLFGAGMETTSTTLRWSLLLMIKYPEIQKKVQNEIDKVIGSAQPQMEHRKQMPYTDAVVHEIQRFGDIAPTTVPHVASEDVTFRGYFIPKGTPILPILHSIHMDKEYFERPEEFYPEHFLDSEGNFKKNEAFIPFSLGKRSCAGETMARMELFLFFTYLLQHFTFKVPPGAKLDLTPALGSTNSPKPFEICAIPRS, encoded by the exons ATGGAGCTCGTCACGATTCTTCTGACCATTGTTGTCATCTTCTTTTTGGTCAATGTGTTTAGCAATCAAAAGCAAGGGAAATACAAAAATTTCCCTCCTGGGCCAAAACCTTTACCAATTCTTGGAAATATCCTCAAGTTGGACATGTCCAAACCTCATAAAACACTTTACAAG CTCTCTAAGGAGTACGGCCCCATCTTCAGTGTTCAGATGGGGATGACAAAAATGGTTATCTTATGTGGTTACGAGACGATAAAAGATGCTCTGATGAACCATGCCGAAGTGTTCTCCGACAGACCCCATAATCCCCTGTTCTCCAAGTCAATAAAGGACCATG GTATTGTCTTTTCCAATGGAGAGAAATGGAAAGTGATAAGAAGATTTACAATCTCTACTCTACGAGATTATGGAATGGGCAAGAAAACCATAGAGAACAAGATCACGGAGGAGGCTGAATGTTTAGTTCAAAAGTGGAAATCATATGAAG gAAAACCCTTTGGTAATTTCACCAGTCTAAGTGCAGCTGTTACCAATATCATTGTGGCCATATTGCTCAATAAAAGATTTGAGTATGAGGACCCGACCCTTCTGAGGCTTATGGCTCTAGTTAGTGAGAATATAAGACTCCTAGGAAGCCCATGGGTCAGG TTATACAACAGTTTTCCATCCCTCATGGACCAGCTGCCGGGTCCTCACAGAACAATTTTTGAAAACCTTCGAGAGTTTCAAGGTTTTATTAGAGCGACATTTACAAAATTTAGGAAAGAACTGGATGTTAATGACCAGAGGAACTTGGTTGATACCTTCTTAGCCAAGCAACAAGAG GGAAAGACAGAATCCACTCAGTATTTCAGCGATGAGAACCTGACTGTGCTGGTGGGGGATCTCTTTGGTGCGGGAATGGAGACCACATCAACCACACTGAGATGGAGTCTCCTGCTAATGATAAAATACCCAGAAATCCAAA AAAAAGTGCAGAATGAAATTGATAAAGTGATTGGATCGGCTCAGCCGCAAATGGAGCACCGGAAACAAATGCCGTACACAGATGCGGTCGTTCACGAAATTCAGCGCTTTGGGGATATTGCACCCACTACTGTGCCACATGTGGCTTCTGAAGATGTTACATTCAGAGGATATTTTATTCCAAAG GGAACGCCTATACTCCCGATTCTGCACTCAATACACATGGACAAGGAATACTTTGAGAGACCAGAGGAGTTTTATCCAGAACACTTTCTAGACTCTGAAGGAAATTTTAAGAAGAACGAGGCCTTCATCCCTTTCTCTTTAG GTAAAAGAAGTTGTGCCGGTGAGACCATGGCCAGGATGGAGCTTTTCCTGTTTTTTACATACcttttacaacattttacatTCAAGGTGCCACCAGGAGCTAAACTGGACCTTACACCTGCATTGGGGTCTACAAACTCCCCCAAACCTTTTGAAATCTGTGCCATACCCCGCAGCTAG